The following are encoded together in the Magnetospirillum gryphiswaldense MSR-1 v2 genome:
- a CDS encoding ABC transporter ATP-binding protein yields the protein MLLEICGLTSHYGRIQALDDISVTVEQGELVALVGANGAGKTTLLRCLSGVQPISGGSIRFDGADITRASPEKRVALGIAQVPEGRQVFGPMSVEDNLRLGAYLRQGRQVADDLERMYTLFPVLFKKRELPAGTLSGGQQQMLAIARALMSRPRLLLLDEPSMGLAPLLVAEIFDVVQSLRGDGVTIFLVEQNAHAALTLADRGYVLETGSVVMTDQGHALLADERIKQAYLGL from the coding sequence ATGCTGTTGGAAATCTGCGGCCTGACCAGCCATTACGGGCGCATCCAGGCGTTGGACGATATCTCGGTGACGGTGGAGCAAGGTGAACTGGTCGCCCTGGTCGGCGCCAACGGCGCCGGCAAGACCACTTTGTTGCGTTGCCTGTCCGGGGTGCAGCCGATCAGCGGCGGCTCCATCCGCTTCGACGGTGCCGACATCACCCGGGCCTCGCCGGAAAAGCGGGTGGCCTTGGGCATCGCCCAGGTGCCGGAAGGGCGCCAGGTGTTCGGCCCCATGAGCGTCGAGGACAATCTGCGCCTGGGCGCCTATCTGCGTCAGGGTCGGCAGGTGGCCGACGATCTCGAGCGCATGTACACGCTGTTCCCGGTTTTGTTCAAGAAACGGGAATTGCCCGCCGGCACGCTGTCGGGCGGGCAACAGCAGATGCTGGCCATCGCCCGCGCCCTGATGAGCCGCCCGCGCCTGCTGCTGCTGGACGAGCCCAGCATGGGGTTGGCGCCCTTGCTGGTGGCGGAAATTTTCGACGTGGTGCAGAGCTTGCGCGGCGACGGTGTCACCATTTTCCTGGTCGAGCAAAACGCCCATGCCGCGCTGACCCTGGCCGATCGCGGCTATGTGCTGGAAACCGGATCGGTGGTGATGACCGATCAGGGCCACGCCCTGTTGGCCGATGAACGGATCAAACAAGCTTATCTCGGTCTGTAA
- a CDS encoding ABC transporter ATP-binding protein yields MSLLAVDGLSKEFGGVHAVQDLSFSVEAGTIHSIIGPNGAGKTTLFNLITGIYTPSAGRITLDGTDIAGKSPSQLARLGMSRTFQNLQIFFNMSAAENVMVGAHLHVDRRFWPSLLRLPSMVRGDRACRQECLRLLDFVGLAHYAEAEASAMPYGALKRLEIARALAARPKLLLLDEPAAGLNATESREIDEVIKKVAGQGITVVLVEHDMKMVMGISDHILALDYGRKLAEGTPAQVRANADVIAAYLGAHA; encoded by the coding sequence ATGAGCCTGCTGGCGGTGGACGGCCTGTCCAAGGAATTCGGCGGTGTGCATGCGGTGCAGGATCTGTCCTTCTCCGTCGAGGCCGGCACCATCCATTCCATCATCGGCCCCAACGGCGCCGGCAAGACCACATTGTTCAACCTGATCACCGGCATCTATACCCCGAGCGCCGGGCGCATCACGCTGGACGGCACCGACATCGCCGGCAAAAGTCCCAGCCAATTGGCTCGCCTGGGCATGAGCCGGACCTTCCAGAACCTGCAAATCTTCTTCAACATGAGTGCGGCGGAAAACGTCATGGTCGGCGCCCATCTGCATGTGGATCGCCGCTTTTGGCCGTCCCTGTTGCGGCTGCCGTCCATGGTTCGCGGCGATCGCGCCTGTCGTCAGGAATGTCTGCGCCTGCTCGACTTCGTCGGTCTTGCTCACTATGCCGAGGCCGAGGCTTCGGCCATGCCCTATGGCGCCTTGAAGCGGCTGGAGATCGCCCGCGCTCTGGCGGCACGGCCGAAGCTTCTGCTGCTGGACGAACCGGCGGCGGGGCTGAACGCGACCGAAAGCCGCGAGATCGACGAGGTGATCAAGAAGGTGGCCGGCCAAGGCATCACCGTGGTGCTGGTGGAACACGACATGAAGATGGTGATGGGCATTTCCGACCATATCCTGGCGCTGGATTACGGTCGCAAACTGGCCGAGGGCACGCCCGCCCAGGTGCGCGCCAATGCCGACGTCATCGCCGCCTATCTGGGAGCCCATGCCTGA
- a CDS encoding branched-chain amino acid ABC transporter permease, with amino-acid sequence MTKSSLLTARVGGMALLSAVLALAPLGFANAYYYDVAVGALFNAIICVGLNLLIGYGGQISLGHGAFFALGAYGSAIATSRWGVPPLAAMVASATLVGLMAFVIARPILRLKGHYLAMATLGIGMIIYIVLKTEAQWTGGPDGMGVDPLAVAGLALSTDRQWYWLSAALLLLAVWLSLNLVQSPVGRALRAGHGAEIGAQVVGVDTSHYKVLMFVVSAVFASVVGSLFAHKNGFITPDIASFHRSIELVTMVVLGGMASIFGSVLGAFILTVLPQMLTAFDDYEAMIFGAIMMGTMIFLPKGLLPSLILLIRKRMGGRS; translated from the coding sequence ATGACCAAGTCTTCCCTGCTGACCGCCCGTGTCGGCGGCATGGCGCTGCTGTCGGCGGTTCTGGCCCTGGCCCCCCTGGGTTTCGCCAACGCCTATTATTACGACGTGGCGGTGGGGGCGCTGTTCAACGCCATCATCTGTGTCGGCCTTAATCTTTTGATCGGTTATGGCGGTCAGATCAGTCTGGGCCACGGCGCCTTTTTCGCCCTGGGGGCCTATGGCAGCGCCATTGCCACCAGCCGGTGGGGGGTGCCGCCTTTGGCCGCCATGGTTGCCTCGGCCACCCTGGTCGGGCTGATGGCCTTTGTCATCGCCCGCCCCATCCTGCGTTTGAAAGGCCATTACCTGGCCATGGCCACCTTGGGTATCGGCATGATTATCTACATCGTCCTGAAGACCGAGGCCCAGTGGACCGGCGGCCCCGACGGCATGGGCGTCGATCCGCTGGCGGTGGCCGGGCTGGCGCTGAGTACCGACCGGCAATGGTACTGGCTGAGTGCCGCTTTGCTGCTGCTGGCGGTGTGGCTGTCGCTCAATCTGGTGCAGTCGCCGGTGGGCCGGGCGCTGCGCGCCGGTCACGGGGCCGAGATCGGCGCCCAGGTGGTCGGCGTCGATACCAGTCATTATAAGGTGCTGATGTTCGTGGTCTCGGCGGTGTTCGCGTCCGTCGTCGGTTCGCTGTTTGCCCACAAGAACGGTTTCATCACCCCGGACATCGCCAGTTTCCACCGCTCCATCGAATTGGTGACCATGGTGGTGCTGGGCGGCATGGCCTCCATCTTCGGCTCGGTCCTCGGCGCCTTCATCCTGACCGTGCTGCCGCAGATGCTGACCGCCTTCGACGATTACGAGGCGATGATCTTCGGCGCCATCATGATGGGCACCATGATCTTCCTGCCCAAGGGCTTGCTGCCCAGCCTGATCCTGCTGATCAGGAAGCGCATGGGGGGACGGTCATGA
- a CDS encoding branched-chain amino acid ABC transporter permease, which translates to MAELLQYLFAGLTSGAIYALAGLGFAIIYNASHVINFAQGEFIMIGGMATATLTAAGVPLPAAILAAMALTMLVGVALEKFAIEPARNADVVTIIIITIGASIFLRGAAQVVWDKEFHALAPFSGETPIRILGATLMPQSLWVFGVSMAAIAALWWFFNHTLFGKAMLATSFNRLAAQLMGIGVKKVLLVSFALSALLGAVGGIVVTPIAFTNYEAGIMLGLKGFSAAVLGGLGNGMGAVVGGLIVGIAEALGAGYVSSAYKDAIAFVIILFVLFFMPNGLFGKKGVDRV; encoded by the coding sequence ATGGCGGAACTGCTGCAATATCTGTTTGCCGGACTGACCTCGGGGGCCATCTATGCCTTGGCCGGCTTGGGTTTCGCCATCATCTACAACGCCAGTCACGTGATCAATTTCGCCCAGGGCGAATTCATCATGATCGGCGGCATGGCCACCGCCACCCTGACCGCCGCCGGCGTGCCGCTGCCGGCGGCCATTCTGGCGGCCATGGCCCTGACCATGCTGGTGGGCGTGGCCTTGGAAAAATTCGCCATCGAGCCGGCACGCAATGCCGACGTGGTCACCATCATCATCATCACCATCGGCGCCTCGATCTTTCTGCGCGGTGCCGCCCAGGTGGTGTGGGACAAGGAATTCCACGCTCTCGCCCCGTTTTCCGGTGAAACCCCCATCCGCATCCTGGGCGCCACCCTGATGCCGCAAAGCCTGTGGGTCTTCGGCGTGTCCATGGCCGCCATCGCCGCCCTGTGGTGGTTCTTCAACCACACGCTTTTCGGCAAGGCCATGCTGGCCACCTCGTTCAACCGGCTGGCGGCGCAGTTGATGGGCATCGGCGTGAAAAAGGTGCTGCTGGTCAGTTTCGCCCTGTCGGCGCTGCTAGGCGCGGTGGGCGGCATCGTCGTCACCCCCATCGCCTTCACCAATTACGAAGCCGGCATCATGTTGGGACTGAAGGGGTTTTCGGCGGCGGTGCTGGGTGGTTTGGGCAACGGCATGGGGGCGGTGGTCGGCGGTCTGATCGTCGGCATCGCCGAGGCCTTGGGCGCCGGTTATGTGTCGTCGGCCTATAAGGACGCCATCGCCTTCGTCATCATCTTGTTCGTGCTGTTCTTCATGCCCAACGGGCTGTTCGGCAAGAAGGGCGTCGATCGGGTATGA
- a CDS encoding ABC transporter substrate-binding protein, which yields MRNLVKWGVAAVAAFGFAATAQAADPVKIGAFLSVTGPASFLGEPEKKTLEMYVDRLNKQGGVQGRKIELTVYDDGGAPDKAATFAKRLIQSDNVDILIGGTTTGTSMAAIKIADPAGVPFISLAGGIDIVDPVKKWVFKTPHTDRMAAEKVFSDMKKRGLTKVALISENAGFGKSGHDQSLLVAPQYGIEIVADEVYSPKDPDVTAQLTKIKNTAGVQAIFNFGFGQGPAIVTKNYKQLGITQPLYQSHGVASKDFIRLAGDASEGVRLPAAGLVIAEQLAATDPQKPVVTAFKKDYEAAFKSEVSTFAGHAYDGLQIALAAIQRAGTSDKAKVRDEIEKTSGYVGTGGIVSMSATDHMGLNLSAFHMVEIVKGDWKMVD from the coding sequence ATGCGCAACCTCGTGAAATGGGGTGTTGCGGCTGTTGCCGCGTTTGGATTTGCCGCCACCGCCCAGGCCGCCGATCCGGTGAAGATCGGTGCGTTCCTGTCGGTGACCGGCCCGGCGTCGTTTCTGGGCGAGCCGGAAAAGAAGACCCTGGAAATGTATGTGGACCGGCTGAACAAGCAAGGCGGCGTCCAGGGTCGCAAGATCGAACTGACCGTCTATGACGACGGCGGCGCCCCGGACAAGGCGGCGACCTTCGCCAAGCGTCTGATCCAAAGCGACAATGTCGACATCCTGATCGGCGGCACCACCACCGGCACCTCCATGGCGGCGATCAAGATCGCCGACCCGGCCGGGGTTCCGTTCATTTCCTTGGCCGGCGGCATCGACATCGTCGATCCGGTGAAGAAATGGGTGTTCAAGACCCCGCACACCGACCGCATGGCGGCTGAGAAGGTGTTCTCGGACATGAAGAAGCGCGGCCTGACCAAGGTGGCGCTGATTTCGGAAAATGCCGGCTTCGGCAAGTCGGGCCATGACCAGTCGCTGCTGGTCGCCCCCCAATACGGCATCGAGATCGTCGCCGACGAGGTCTATTCGCCCAAGGACCCCGACGTCACCGCCCAGCTGACCAAGATCAAGAACACCGCCGGTGTCCAGGCCATCTTCAATTTCGGCTTCGGCCAGGGCCCGGCCATCGTCACCAAGAACTACAAGCAATTGGGCATCACCCAGCCGCTGTACCAGTCCCATGGTGTCGCCTCCAAGGACTTCATCCGTCTGGCCGGCGATGCCTCGGAAGGCGTGCGTCTGCCCGCCGCCGGTCTGGTCATCGCCGAGCAGTTGGCCGCCACCGACCCGCAAAAGCCGGTGGTCACCGCCTTCAAGAAGGATTACGAGGCGGCGTTCAAGTCGGAAGTCTCGACCTTCGCCGGTCATGCCTATGACGGTTTGCAGATCGCCTTGGCGGCGATTCAGCGCGCCGGCACCAGCGACAAGGCCAAGGTCCGCGACGAGATCGAGAAGACCTCGGGCTATGTGGGTACCGGCGGCATCGTTTCCATGTCGGCCACCGACCACATGGGTCTGAACCTGTCGGCCTTCCACATGGTGGAAATCGTCAAAGGCGACTGGAAGATGGTCGATTAA
- a CDS encoding methyl-accepting chemotaxis protein produces the protein MVKVTQSLKGKIIASTLGILVFSAAAIIASTLWLSRKTAYDGAIALTSEIANRHGASIAANVTAAMESARGSAALVRAQQLAQNLDRRALNRYLAQVVSHNPLYSAAWIDMADNAFDGMDAQYVDTGTGERLGLPVTGRVSLLWVKGEKGVEPNMSEGETFEAIAKEDYYRVAAQAKKEAVVEPYLDKYTNKTMTTAAFPILKDGKVIGVAGIDLTLDRLSELVTSIKPYGDGLAAILSPQGHYIAHPDQTKTSQAATDLPEDARAALIAGKPFSGMAQVGGVSHYLHIVPIHFSAADQTWSFLVSVPESSILAEVNHLTRWTMGIGVLCLIIGGIVAWRLGHGISQPARSLTEAMASLARGLWHTSVPHTDNADEIGHMARAVVVFRENGQANAQLQADQERTAAERARRQEIVESLVAGLDQQVINILERLSRAATTLRGTAESMMRISRQTSEQVTTAAAATEASTRGVQEAAQAGEELSSSISAIRERTGQTSQITEEAVRVVGNTDSQVQGLVTAADQIGDIVKMISAIAGQTNLLALNATIEAARAGEAGKGFAVVANEVKMLATQTAKATDEIIRQIGAIQQATQDSVRSLHQVGEIVHQVEEISLAVSAAMTQQDAATRRIAGNLQEAAAGSAAVVDNVDRVAEAATETDHAASQVLGAVEDLSAQADQLRREFTDFMDRIRAA, from the coding sequence GTGGTCAAGGTCACGCAAAGCCTGAAGGGCAAGATCATCGCCAGCACGCTGGGTATCCTGGTCTTCAGTGCCGCCGCCATCATCGCCTCGACCCTGTGGCTCAGCCGCAAGACCGCCTATGACGGCGCCATCGCCCTGACCAGCGAAATCGCCAACCGTCACGGCGCCTCCATCGCCGCCAACGTCACCGCCGCCATGGAAAGCGCGCGCGGCAGCGCTGCCCTGGTCCGTGCCCAGCAGCTGGCGCAAAACCTGGATCGCCGGGCGCTGAACCGTTATCTGGCCCAAGTGGTCAGCCACAATCCGCTTTATTCCGCCGCCTGGATCGACATGGCCGACAACGCCTTCGACGGCATGGATGCGCAATACGTCGATACCGGCACCGGCGAACGCCTGGGCCTGCCGGTGACCGGTCGGGTCAGCCTGTTGTGGGTGAAAGGCGAAAAGGGCGTCGAGCCCAATATGAGCGAGGGCGAGACCTTCGAGGCCATCGCCAAGGAGGATTATTACCGCGTCGCCGCCCAAGCCAAGAAGGAAGCGGTGGTCGAGCCCTATTTGGACAAATATACCAACAAGACCATGACCACCGCCGCCTTCCCCATCCTCAAGGACGGCAAGGTCATCGGCGTCGCCGGCATCGACCTGACGCTGGACCGGCTGTCGGAACTGGTCACCAGCATCAAACCCTATGGCGACGGCCTGGCCGCCATCCTGTCCCCCCAGGGCCATTACATCGCCCATCCCGATCAAACCAAGACGTCGCAGGCCGCCACCGACCTGCCGGAAGACGCCCGCGCCGCCCTGATCGCCGGCAAGCCGTTCAGCGGCATGGCCCAGGTGGGCGGGGTCAGCCATTATCTGCACATCGTTCCCATTCATTTCTCCGCCGCCGACCAAACATGGTCGTTCCTGGTGTCGGTCCCCGAATCCAGCATCCTGGCCGAGGTCAACCACCTGACCCGCTGGACCATGGGCATCGGTGTCCTGTGCCTGATCATCGGCGGCATCGTCGCCTGGCGCCTGGGCCACGGCATTTCCCAACCCGCCCGCAGCCTGACCGAGGCCATGGCCTCGCTGGCCCGCGGGCTGTGGCACACGTCGGTGCCCCACACCGACAATGCCGACGAAATCGGCCACATGGCCCGCGCCGTGGTGGTATTTCGTGAAAATGGTCAGGCCAATGCCCAATTGCAGGCCGACCAGGAACGCACCGCCGCCGAGCGGGCGCGGCGCCAGGAGATCGTCGAATCCCTGGTCGCCGGCTTGGACCAGCAGGTCATCAACATCCTGGAACGCCTGAGCCGCGCCGCCACCACCTTGCGCGGCACCGCCGAGAGCATGATGCGCATTTCGCGCCAGACCTCGGAACAGGTGACCACCGCCGCCGCCGCCACCGAGGCCTCGACCCGGGGCGTGCAGGAAGCCGCCCAGGCGGGCGAGGAATTGTCGTCGTCCATTTCCGCCATCCGCGAACGCACCGGCCAGACCAGCCAGATCACCGAAGAAGCGGTGCGGGTGGTCGGTAACACCGATTCCCAGGTCCAGGGACTGGTCACCGCCGCCGATCAGATCGGCGACATCGTCAAGATGATCAGCGCCATCGCCGGCCAGACCAACCTGTTGGCCTTGAACGCCACCATCGAGGCAGCCCGTGCCGGCGAGGCCGGCAAGGGCTTTGCCGTCGTCGCCAACGAAGTGAAGATGCTGGCCACCCAGACCGCCAAGGCCACCGACGAGATCATCCGCCAGATCGGCGCCATCCAGCAAGCCACCCAGGACTCGGTGCGCTCGCTGCATCAGGTGGGCGAAATCGTCCATCAGGTCGAGGAAATCAGTCTGGCGGTCAGCGCCGCCATGACCCAGCAAGATGCCGCCACCCGCCGCATCGCCGGCAATCTGCAGGAAGCCGCCGCCGGCAGCGCGGCGGTGGTCGACAATGTCGACCGCGTGGCCGAAGCCGCCACCGAGACCGACCACGCCGCCTCGCAGGTGTTGGGTGCGGTCGAGGATTTGTCGGCCCAGGCGGATCAATTACGGCGCGAATTCACCGATTTCATGGATCGCATCCGCGCCGCCTGA
- a CDS encoding sensor domain-containing phosphodiesterase — protein MGVDSSLVDKLKAQRDRFIAFAFAGADLLLEIDSDGIIGFSTGAGEAMYGLSDNDMMGRSLSEFIFPRDRKRFDDCILRLKNTSRLDHTPFTLMGSGGAVTRMRLAGIRLPHLPNTFHLVLSRVPPMASVEVERISGEIDHKSQFIDMVRGRLNEANRIGTDYTMTLFDLSGSNLRALDPKVAQSFLSTMHNTIEECSLRGASSGSLSSTSFGLVHDDKMPAAEIHKRVTMVADRFIDKNKGATVKMRSATLEMEDSTLSDDDIAKALGYIINNFVKDSTAFSLKSLAEGAQLAVSDTLTRVRNFRKMIKGDDKLVFLFQPIVNVRTGAVLKYEAFSRITYNGTMFSPPQIIPFATDVGLIGEFDLITVAKALKLMKETGTVSTLAHLSINISGHSLGNPGFYQALLKMLEENRPVLGRLVLEITDAAQIYNLHEAKRLLARIRKLGARISLDDFGSGGAAFELLRNLPVDFAKFDRDFILDAADPKGRSVLKAMTGLCHDLGIVTVGECVEDAATLANLCSVGIDYAQGYYFGQPAVDAAKRIKYFTEHIKQAGTNEPGLMNAV, from the coding sequence ATGGGCGTCGATTCGTCGCTCGTCGACAAACTGAAGGCACAGCGTGACCGCTTCATCGCCTTCGCGTTTGCCGGCGCAGATTTGCTGCTGGAAATAGACAGTGATGGCATCATCGGTTTTTCCACCGGTGCCGGCGAGGCCATGTACGGCCTGTCCGACAACGACATGATGGGCCGGTCGCTGTCGGAATTCATCTTCCCCCGCGACCGCAAGCGTTTCGACGATTGCATCTTGCGCCTGAAGAATACCTCGCGCCTGGACCACACGCCGTTCACCCTGATGGGATCGGGCGGTGCGGTCACCCGCATGCGGCTGGCCGGCATCCGCCTGCCGCATCTGCCCAACACCTTCCATCTGGTGCTGTCGCGTGTTCCGCCCATGGCCTCGGTCGAGGTCGAACGCATCTCGGGCGAGATCGACCACAAAAGCCAGTTCATCGACATGGTGCGCGGTCGCCTGAACGAAGCCAATCGCATCGGCACCGACTACACCATGACCCTGTTCGACCTGTCGGGCAGCAATCTGCGGGCGCTCGATCCCAAGGTGGCGCAAAGCTTTCTGTCGACCATGCACAACACCATCGAGGAATGCTCGCTCCGCGGCGCCTCGTCGGGCTCGCTCAGTTCCACCTCGTTCGGGCTGGTGCATGACGACAAGATGCCGGCGGCGGAAATCCACAAGCGCGTCACCATGGTCGCCGACCGCTTCATCGACAAGAACAAGGGCGCCACCGTCAAGATGCGCTCGGCCACCTTGGAGATGGAGGATTCCACCCTGTCCGACGACGATATCGCCAAGGCGCTTGGCTATATCATCAACAATTTCGTCAAGGACAGCACCGCCTTCAGCCTGAAATCGCTGGCCGAAGGCGCACAACTGGCGGTCAGCGACACCCTGACCCGGGTGCGCAATTTCCGCAAGATGATCAAGGGCGACGACAAGCTGGTCTTCCTGTTCCAGCCCATCGTCAACGTCCGCACCGGCGCCGTGTTGAAATACGAAGCCTTCAGCCGCATCACCTATAACGGCACCATGTTCTCGCCGCCGCAGATCATCCCCTTCGCCACCGATGTCGGCCTGATCGGCGAGTTCGACCTGATCACCGTGGCCAAGGCTTTGAAACTGATGAAGGAGACCGGCACGGTTTCCACCTTGGCCCATCTTTCCATCAACATTTCCGGCCATTCGCTGGGTAATCCCGGCTTCTACCAGGCCTTGCTGAAAATGCTGGAGGAGAACCGCCCGGTGCTGGGTCGCTTGGTGCTGGAAATCACCGATGCGGCGCAGATTTACAATCTGCACGAAGCCAAGCGCCTGCTGGCCCGTATCCGCAAGCTGGGCGCCCGTATCTCGCTCGACGATTTCGGCTCGGGCGGGGCGGCGTTTGAATTGCTGCGCAACCTGCCGGTGGATTTCGCCAAGTTCGACCGCGACTTCATCCTCGATGCCGCCGACCCCAAGGGCCGATCGGTGCTGAAGGCGATGACCGGCCTGTGCCACGATCTGGGCATCGTCACCGTCGGCGAGTGCGTGGAAGACGCCGCCACCTTGGCCAATCTGTGTTCCGTCGGCATCGATTATGCCCAGGGCTATTATTTCGGCCAGCCGGCTGTCGATGCGGCCAAGCGTATCAAATACTTCACCGAACATATCAAGCAAGCCGGCACCAATGAACCCGGGTTGATGAATGCGGTCTGA
- the ligA gene encoding NAD-dependent DNA ligase LigA, which translates to MTIEIDALTPFEARIEASALREKLIRWDLAYHQADAPEVDDATYDAAKLRLLAIEARFPELAAGSPTAKIGAPAADGFGKVRHGVPMLSLDNAFSEDDVREFEGRIRRFLALPPDLPIAFVAEPKIDGLSISLRYENGHFVRAATRGDGSEGEDVTANIRTLIDSGKIPERFNDAPALIEVRGEIYMTKADFLALNQRQEAAGDKPFANPRNAAAGSLRQLDPTITASRPLSLFAYAQGEVIGEVGDSHSAFLDRLRAWGFPVNDRIQTCHGAEDLLARYAAIGTARADLDYDIDGVVYKVDRFDWQQRLGFVSRSPRWAIAHKFPAEQATTLLERIEIQVGRTGALTPVAHLTPVNVGGVVVSRASLHNEDEIIRKGVREGDTVIIQRAGDVIPQVVGVVMDKPRGAAEFIFPDTCPVCGSHAVRTGDEVIRRCSGGLACKAQVKERLRHFVSRNAFDIEGLGDENIDFLCEGEWINKPADIFRLEAANAGRLQRLQNYKGWGEKKVTKLFAAITARRTIALERLIYALGIRQVGEATAKRLARHYGSFAVWRESMLAAVPRENDSYHDLISIEDIGPAVANDILAFFAEDHNVAALDDLAAQLTINDAQKIEAGNSPVSGKSVVFTGELVAMTRAEAKARAEMLGAKVVGSVSKKTDYVVAGPGAGSKLAEAEKLGLTVLSEQQWLELIS; encoded by the coding sequence ATGACCATAGAAATCGACGCCTTGACCCCGTTTGAAGCCCGCATCGAGGCCAGCGCCCTGCGGGAAAAGCTGATCCGTTGGGATCTGGCCTATCACCAGGCCGATGCCCCCGAGGTGGACGACGCCACCTATGACGCGGCCAAGCTGCGCCTGCTGGCCATCGAGGCGCGCTTTCCCGAACTGGCGGCGGGCAGCCCCACCGCCAAGATCGGCGCCCCGGCCGCCGACGGTTTCGGCAAGGTCCGCCACGGCGTGCCCATGCTGTCCTTGGACAACGCTTTTTCCGAAGACGATGTGCGCGAGTTCGAGGGCCGCATCCGCCGCTTTCTCGCCCTGCCCCCCGACCTGCCCATCGCCTTTGTCGCCGAACCCAAGATCGACGGCCTGTCCATCAGCCTGCGCTATGAGAACGGCCACTTCGTCCGTGCCGCCACCCGTGGCGACGGCAGCGAGGGCGAGGACGTCACCGCCAATATCCGCACCCTGATCGATAGCGGCAAAATCCCCGAACGCTTCAACGACGCCCCCGCCCTCATCGAGGTGCGCGGCGAAATCTATATGACCAAGGCCGACTTTTTGGCGCTGAACCAGCGCCAGGAAGCGGCGGGCGACAAGCCCTTCGCCAATCCCCGCAACGCCGCCGCCGGCAGCTTGCGTCAATTGGACCCAACCATCACTGCGTCGCGGCCCTTGTCGCTGTTCGCCTATGCCCAGGGCGAGGTGATCGGCGAGGTGGGCGACAGCCATTCCGCCTTTCTCGACCGCCTGCGCGCCTGGGGTTTTCCCGTCAACGACCGCATCCAGACCTGCCACGGGGCCGAGGACTTGCTGGCCCGCTACGCCGCCATCGGCACGGCCCGCGCGGACCTCGATTACGACATCGACGGTGTGGTCTATAAGGTCGACCGCTTCGACTGGCAGCAACGCCTGGGTTTCGTCAGCCGCTCGCCCCGCTGGGCCATCGCCCACAAATTCCCGGCGGAACAGGCCACCACTCTGCTGGAGCGCATCGAAATCCAGGTGGGCCGCACCGGGGCCTTGACCCCGGTGGCGCATCTCACCCCGGTCAATGTGGGCGGTGTGGTGGTCAGCCGCGCCTCCTTGCACAACGAAGACGAGATCATCCGCAAGGGCGTGCGCGAGGGTGACACCGTCATCATCCAGCGCGCCGGCGACGTCATCCCGCAAGTGGTCGGCGTGGTCATGGACAAGCCGCGCGGCGCCGCTGAATTCATCTTCCCCGACACCTGCCCGGTCTGCGGCAGCCATGCAGTCAGAACCGGCGACGAGGTCATCCGCCGCTGTTCCGGCGGCTTGGCGTGCAAGGCCCAGGTGAAGGAACGGCTGCGCCATTTCGTTTCCCGCAACGCCTTCGACATCGAGGGATTGGGCGACGAGAACATCGACTTTTTGTGTGAAGGCGAATGGATCAACAAGCCGGCCGACATCTTCCGCCTGGAAGCCGCCAATGCCGGGCGGCTGCAGCGGCTGCAAAACTACAAGGGCTGGGGCGAGAAGAAAGTCACCAAGCTGTTTGCCGCCATCACCGCCCGGCGCACCATCGCGCTGGAACGGCTGATCTATGCGTTGGGCATCCGTCAGGTGGGCGAGGCCACGGCCAAGCGGCTGGCCCGGCATTACGGCAGCTTTGCCGTCTGGCGCGAATCCATGCTGGCGGCGGTACCGCGCGAGAACGACAGCTATCACGACCTGATTTCCATTGAAGATATCGGCCCGGCGGTGGCCAACGACATCCTGGCCTTTTTCGCCGAGGATCATAATGTGGCCGCGCTCGACGATCTGGCCGCGCAACTGACCATCAACGACGCCCAGAAGATCGAAGCCGGCAATTCCCCGGTTTCGGGCAAGTCGGTGGTGTTCACCGGCGAATTGGTGGCCATGACCCGGGCCGAGGCCAAGGCCAGGGCCGAGATGCTGGGGGCCAAGGTGGTGGGCAGCGTGTCGAAGAAGACCGATTACGTCGTCGCCGGCCCCGGCGCCGGCTCGAAACTGGCCGAGGCGGAAAAGCTGGGCCTGACCGTGCTCAGTGAACAGCAATGGCTGGAACTGATCAGTTAA